In a genomic window of Pokkaliibacter sp. MBI-7:
- a CDS encoding DUF5455 family protein — MNILVTLISGLFTWLATLLARSLGIKLAINVAVFSLFIVFLAAFYTALVAILSGIAVTMPSVMSEGLSWLPSNFGACVSAVLSAESAAYIYRVSIIAVSVKSRL; from the coding sequence ATGAATATTTTGGTCACGTTGATATCAGGCCTGTTCACGTGGCTGGCAACTCTGTTAGCTCGTTCATTAGGAATCAAATTAGCTATTAACGTAGCTGTTTTTTCCCTGTTTATTGTTTTTCTAGCGGCGTTTTATACAGCCCTCGTTGCTATTCTGTCCGGTATTGCTGTCACCATGCCGTCTGTTATGTCAGAGGGTTTAAGCTGGCTGCCGTCTAATTTTGGCGCCTGTGTATCTGCTGTGCTGTCTGCTGAATCTGCTGCGTATATATATCGAGTTTCGATTATTGCAGTCTCTGTTAAATCACGCCTGTAA
- a CDS encoding zonular occludens toxin domain-containing protein: MAVYFITGKLGAGKSIQAVDQIQQRIKSGRRVATNMDLFLDELMPPDSAQSVARIPDKPRLEDLDNLGLGYEGDFFDEKKFGLLVLDECASFLNVRKWNDKERAGVIDWFIHARKKRWDIIFLVQAPNVIDRQVFEALCEHIGYCKRIDRVPLFRFIRLPQVHVCNVYYGESKSDGIKVDTWSYTGDWLHRGYDTAQCFVDGLEYLPGHADPVDMRAPYTMLSAWHLKGRYLQKTESKPFRIPGPFKILAWLAFGIYAVLTEQAAVDVARRCGMYRGQRR; this comes from the coding sequence ATGGCTGTTTATTTCATTACCGGCAAATTAGGTGCTGGCAAATCTATTCAGGCAGTTGATCAGATACAACAGCGCATTAAATCCGGTCGGCGTGTTGCTACTAATATGGATTTGTTTCTTGATGAGCTGATGCCGCCTGATTCGGCTCAGTCTGTTGCTCGTATACCTGATAAACCCCGTCTTGAGGATCTTGATAATCTGGGTCTTGGCTATGAAGGTGATTTTTTTGATGAGAAAAAATTCGGATTGCTGGTTTTAGATGAATGCGCCAGTTTTTTGAATGTTCGAAAGTGGAACGATAAAGAGCGGGCAGGGGTCATTGATTGGTTTATTCATGCTAGGAAAAAGCGCTGGGATATTATTTTTCTGGTGCAGGCTCCGAATGTTATTGATCGTCAGGTATTCGAGGCACTCTGTGAGCATATCGGCTATTGCAAACGAATTGATCGCGTTCCCCTTTTTCGTTTTATCCGTTTGCCACAGGTTCATGTCTGCAATGTGTATTATGGTGAGAGTAAATCTGATGGTATCAAGGTCGATACATGGAGTTATACAGGCGACTGGCTACATCGTGGCTATGATACTGCTCAGTGTTTTGTCGATGGTCTGGAGTATCTGCCGGGTCATGCTGATCCTGTCGACATGCGCGCACCGTATACAATGCTGAGTGCGTGGCATTTGAAAGGCCGTTATTTGCAGAAGACTGAATCAAAGCCTTTCCGCATTCCTGGGCCGTTCAAAATTTTGGCGTGGTTGGCATTCGGTATCTATGCCGTGCTCACTGAGCAAGCTGCTGTTGATGTTGCCCGACGCTGCGGCATGTATCGCGGTCAACGCCGATAA
- the uxaC gene encoding glucuronate isomerase: MRRFMGEDFLLGNEVARRLYHDYAAAQPIFDYHCHLPPEDIASDVSFSNMTNIWLAGDHYKWRAMRTAGIDEALITGSASDYAKYQAWARTVPQCIGNPLYHWTHLELRRPFGIEGTLFGPDSAEAIWHTANDCLADKAFSARGILKKMNVVLVGTTDDPLDDLRHHKAIADDTGFDVRVVPTWRPDRAFKAELDGFAEYMKALGALTGNDIRCYADLVTALLQRIDHFAQHGCVAADHGIEVLRYAPVPAESTLDAILKKGLSGQGVSDLEAAQFATAVQVMMGQEYARRGWVMQLHIGALRSNSSRMLAAVGPNTGFDSIADAPLAANLAALLDTMDRDDLLPKTILYCLNPADNDMIATMIGNFQGGGIAGKIQFGSGWWFNDQKDGMIRQMASLANMGLLSQFVGMLTDSRSFLSFTRHEYFRRILCQMIGRWVADGEAPNDLELLGSMVSNICFRNAERYFGGNPTIQGS, translated from the coding sequence ATGAGACGATTTATGGGTGAGGATTTTCTGCTGGGCAACGAAGTGGCACGTCGCCTGTATCACGACTATGCCGCCGCTCAGCCCATTTTTGATTATCACTGCCACCTGCCGCCAGAAGACATCGCCAGTGACGTCAGCTTCTCCAATATGACGAATATCTGGCTGGCTGGGGATCACTATAAGTGGCGCGCCATGCGCACCGCGGGAATTGATGAAGCACTGATCACCGGTTCAGCCAGCGATTACGCGAAATATCAGGCCTGGGCGCGCACGGTACCACAGTGCATCGGTAATCCGTTGTATCACTGGACTCACCTTGAACTGCGACGTCCGTTTGGTATTGAGGGCACGCTGTTCGGCCCGGACAGCGCAGAGGCGATCTGGCACACAGCCAACGATTGTCTGGCTGATAAAGCATTCAGTGCCCGTGGCATTCTCAAAAAGATGAATGTGGTGCTGGTCGGGACCACTGATGATCCACTGGATGATCTTCGCCATCACAAGGCGATAGCCGACGATACCGGCTTTGACGTACGGGTTGTGCCTACCTGGCGGCCTGATCGTGCCTTCAAAGCGGAGCTTGATGGTTTTGCTGAGTATATGAAGGCACTGGGAGCGCTGACTGGGAACGATATTCGCTGCTATGCCGATCTGGTTACTGCCTTGCTGCAACGCATCGACCATTTTGCCCAGCATGGTTGTGTGGCCGCAGATCATGGTATTGAAGTCCTGCGCTATGCACCTGTACCGGCTGAATCAACACTCGATGCCATTCTGAAAAAAGGCTTGTCAGGCCAGGGCGTGAGCGATCTTGAGGCGGCGCAGTTTGCTACTGCCGTGCAGGTCATGATGGGACAGGAATATGCCCGTCGGGGCTGGGTCATGCAGCTGCATATTGGCGCACTGCGCAGCAACAGCAGCCGGATGCTGGCCGCTGTGGGGCCAAACACCGGGTTTGACTCCATCGCCGATGCGCCACTGGCGGCAAACCTTGCCGCCTTGCTTGACACCATGGATCGCGATGATCTGTTGCCCAAAACCATTCTTTACTGCCTGAACCCGGCTGATAACGACATGATCGCCACCATGATTGGAAACTTTCAGGGAGGCGGTATTGCCGGCAAGATTCAGTTCGGCTCAGGCTGGTGGTTCAACGACCAGAAGGACGGCATGATCCGGCAGATGGCGAGCCTGGCCAACATGGGGTTGCTCAGTCAGTTCGTCGGGATGCTGACAGACTCGCGAAGCTTTCTGTCGTTCACGCGCCATGAGTATTTCCGCCGGATACTGTGCCAGATGATCGGCCGCTGGGTAGCTGACGGAGAAGCCCCTAATGATCTTGAATTACTCGGCTCGATGGTGAGCAATATTTGCTTCCGCAATGCTGAGCGTTACTTTGGCGGGAATCCGACAATACAGGGAAGCTGA